In Candidatus Hadarchaeales archaeon, the genomic stretch GCCCTTCCCAGGTGGTCTTTGGCCCCTTCCTCACTCCCATGTCTCAGGGAGAGGAGGGACTGATCCACCTCCCCCAGCATCGCCTTGGCAGGAGTTTCCTCCCGATGGGAAAAAACCGCCCACAGGATGGAGGAGAGCGCCAGGAGTACCAGGAGGAAAACGGATATTTCCAGCAGCCTTCCCCCCTTGGCAGGGGAGGGCTGGGGAGGAGTGACTTCGGAGGACATGCTCTCACTCACCCAACAACCTCCTCAGGGCTGGGAACATCTCACTCACCCGCTCCCTGGCTATTTCTTCGTAGAGGCTATAAGTAATGCCCACCGCCAGCAGGATACCCGTTCCCGATCCCAGGGCTCCCAGGAAATCGGCCAGGGCGGAAAGGGAACCTATGACCAAACCACTCAGGATCGTGAGACCCCCGATGTACCTGGAGAGGAACTGTTCCATCACCCTCACATCCCTCCTGAAACCCGGGATGAGGAAACCGGCTTCATCCAGACTCTCCGCCACTTCCCTCGGTCCCATTCCCGCCAGGGAAACCCAAAGGACACTGAAGGCCACGCAAAGGGAGACCAGGAGGAGGAAATAGATGAGGGTCCTCATCGGGTCTCCGAGGACTTCCGTGAGTCCTCGGGGAGCGTTCAGGTAGGGATCCATGAAGCGGAGGCGGGGAAGGAAATAGGTCAAGAGCCTGAGATTGGCAAAAACCGCCATGGCCAGGATCACGGGTATAACCGAGGTGTACATGAATTTCAGGGGATACCTCCCCCTGATCCCCCCGAACCTCCCGTAGGCAAGGGGTATCTCCACCCTCATGCTCTCCACGTAAACCGCCACCAGGAAGACTCCCACGGTAGCTATTACCCCGAGCATATTCGCCCCTCCCCTCGTGAAGGCCTCCGACAGGGGACCTCCCGAGAGGAGGGTGCTGAAGAAGAAGGGAAGGGCCCCTATCAGCTCCCCTCCATAGGTGAAGGGGGAAAGGGCCTGCCAGATCACCTCCGTGGCCACCCCGCCCACGATGAACAAACCTATCCCGCTTCCAAAACCGTACTTGGAAACCAGCTCGTCCAAATACATCACCACCACTGCCCCGAGTACGAGCTGGCCGAGTACGAGCATCTTCGTCTCGAGGGGAAGGGGATTCCCTCCACGGGTGTACCATCCCCCCATCACCAGTGCCCCTCCTTGGAAGATCGCCATGAAGATGGCGAAGAGCTTCTGTACACCCGTGAAGAGGGCCCTATCCTCCCTCTCCCTCAGATCCAAACCTATGAGTTTTGCCCCCACCAGCAGTTGCATGATGATGCCCGCCGTCACGATGGGTCCTATTCCTAGCTCCACCAGGCTTCCGGCATGGCTCGCCAGCACATACCTGAGGGCCCCGAAGAAGCTCTGAATGGGTTTTTCTACCCCATAAAGGGGGATCTGGGTCATCACCAGGAAGAGCAGGAGGGCGAGAGCACTCCAGAGGAACTTCTCCCTGAAGGAAACATGCCTCTTGGGAACCTCCACCTCGGGGAGGAATCTCAGGACGGGCTTGAAAACGTAGAGTCTGGACTTAGGCTTCGCTTCCTGATTCATCGGCCGACTCCCCTATCACCAGACCTCCAGCCCCTTCTATCTTGGCCCTCGCCAGCTCGGTCACATAGGGTGCCTTGAGTTCCAGTGCGTGCTCCACCTTTCCCCCTCCAAGCACCTTCTCCACCCCAAGCTTCGTCACATCCACCGCTATCCTCTCCCCCTTCCTCTCGGCGATACCCTTCTCCAGGAGCTCCTCTATCCTCTCGTCTATCTCCCCCACGTTGATGGCCACCGGTTCGGGTCTCTCCACGGGAACAAAGCCATGTTTACCGAAGTGATCGGGGAAATACTTCAGGATGTAGCTCCACTTCTGTTTGTGTCCCCCGCTCCATCCCTTTCCACCCTTTTCTCCACTCCCCCTTCCCCTCTTCGCGCATCCCCGTCCATGCGTTCTTCCGTCGTACTTCCTGGCCTTCCTCCTCCTCCTGACCACCATCCTCCCACCTCAGATCATCCTCATGAGCAGCTCGTTGATGGCCTCCCCCCTATAACCCAGGTCCCCCCCTTCCTTCACCGACTTCTTGATGGCCCTGTAGCCTCCCCTCGGGGGGTGAAGTCTGAAAACCTTCTTGAGTCCGGGCAAATCCTTCACCCAAACCTTACCACCCAGCAGGGCATCGGCCAGTTCTTCGAGGGAAGAAAATCCCCATTCCCTCACCCTCTCCTCCGTGAGGGGAAGTTCCCCCCTTATTCTCCCCCTCTTCTTCAGCAGGTGGAGGAGGGTTTCCCTGTTGATCTCCCCCCAAGTCACCATATCCTTAACTTTCTTCAACATTCCCTTCTCCGAGTCCCCTCCCCTGAGCAGGACACAATGGTTCACCCTCGTAAGGCCCAGCATCCTGAGGGTATCCAGCATCTCCCTTCTGACCTTGATGTTCCCCCTGAGCCTCACCACTGCCAAAAGCTCAGCCACCGGTCTCCCCTCCCGATCCCTCACCCGTGGGGCCCAGGTGGATCCCCTTTTTCCTCCCCACGAGTGCTATCCTCGTAATGTTTTTGAGGGCTTCCAGCGTGGCCATGGAAAAGTTGATGGTGGTCCTAGTTTCCCCCCTCGAAAAGGTCCAGGCATCCTTTACCCCCGCCAGCTCCAACACCGTCTTGGGAACTTCCGAGGCCACCAGACCCAAGCCCCTGGGGGCGGGTTTTATGGTGATCTCCACACTTCCCCACTTCCCCTTTCCCTGCACGGGCACGGAATGGGGTCTGTCACACATGCACTCCCAGCTGCCACATCCCCTCGCTATCTCCACCAAGTTCATCTTTGCCGTGACGGTGGCCTTCCTTATCGCCTCCCTTATCTCCCTCGCGCTGTTGTGTCCCACCCCTACCAGGCCATCCTTATTCCCCACCGCCACCAGCACCCTGTACTTCGTCCTCCTCCCCGACTTGTGCATGCGCTGTACGAAGCTTATGGAAAGGATCCTCTCCTCCAAGTTGGGGGCCAAAAATTCCACTATTTCCGGTTCCTTGATGGGTATACCCTTCCTGAGGATCTCGGAAAGACTCTTCACCCTTCCCTCCTTGACCTCCCTTCCCAACGCCGTCTTCGGTTCCCAAGTCTCCAAGGTAGGTTTCTCCATCACTTCACCCACCCAACCTTTCCACCAGGACCTTTTTTATCTCCTCGAAATGGTCCGGGAGTTCCTCGGGGGGAAGACCCCTCCTGAGATACTCCGAGAACCTCCTGGAATACTCCCTTTCCCTTTCTTCCTTCAGGAGTCTCGCATACTCGGCGATGTGTTCTCCCCTTATCCTTTCCTCGGAGGGAAGTACCTGCTCCGAGTGGGGAATCTTCAGACCCGCATCCAGTGCCCCCTTGAGCACGGCAAAAACCTTGGAAGAGGGAACGGGAGTATGCAAACCTATGTCCAGCACGCACTCCTCCACTCCCGCCTTCTTGGCCCTCAAACCGCACATCAAACCCACCAGGTAGGCGGCCGGAGTATTGGAGGTACCTCCCTTCCAGCCGAACTTCTTGAGTTCCCCGGAAAAGGCCGATGCCTTCACCTTATCACCTTTGGCGTTGAACTCCACCACTTGGGCCCTCACGTGGTTCAGGGAAACCCTTGCCACCAAACGGGGCTTTCCGGACTTGAGGAGCCTGAACCTGAGCCTGTAGTCGGTCCTTCCTTCCCTCCTCCTCCTGAAGTTCCTCACTTCCCCTCACCCTCCCTCTCCTTCAGATAGGCCTCCAGGTGGGCTTTGCTCCTGAAGTAACCCCCACTCACCTTCCGGTATAGCCTGCGGTATTCCGATCTGGAAATCTTGCCACTGTCCCTCAGTTCCCTGAGCTTCTTCCTCAGGGCCCTTACCCTCCTTATCCATCTCTCCTTTTTCGGGAGCCTCGCCCCCCAGGAACCCTTCTTGCTCCCGGGCCCCCTCTTCCTCTCCTTTCCCCTCTTCCTCCCCCTGCTTATCCCCTTCACGGGCTTCGCCCTTATCGCCCCCTCCTTTATCAGGCGTTCCACATCCCTCCTCGTTATGGCGGAAGCGATCTCCTCAAGCCTGGAGGGATCCATCCAAATCCTGTTCTCCCCCACCCCAAGCAAGCTCGCCGCCAACCTGCGCTGGGTGCTGAGCTTCATCCTCCCCTCCCCGGATTGAGCACCTTAAGGCCCAGCTCCTTGGCCCTGGAAAGGATTTGCT encodes the following:
- the secY gene encoding preprotein translocase subunit SecY — its product is MNQEAKPKSRLYVFKPVLRFLPEVEVPKRHVSFREKFLWSALALLLFLVMTQIPLYGVEKPIQSFFGALRYVLASHAGSLVELGIGPIVTAGIIMQLLVGAKLIGLDLREREDRALFTGVQKLFAIFMAIFQGGALVMGGWYTRGGNPLPLETKMLVLGQLVLGAVVVMYLDELVSKYGFGSGIGLFIVGGVATEVIWQALSPFTYGGELIGALPFFFSTLLSGGPLSEAFTRGGANMLGVIATVGVFLVAVYVESMRVEIPLAYGRFGGIRGRYPLKFMYTSVIPVILAMAVFANLRLLTYFLPRLRFMDPYLNAPRGLTEVLGDPMRTLIYFLLLVSLCVAFSVLWVSLAGMGPREVAESLDEAGFLIPGFRRDVRVMEQFLSRYIGGLTILSGLVIGSLSALADFLGALGSGTGILLAVGITYSLYEEIARERVSEMFPALRRLLGE
- a CDS encoding 50S ribosomal protein L19e, translating into MKLSTQRRLAASLLGVGENRIWMDPSRLEEIASAITRRDVERLIKEGAIRAKPVKGISRGRKRGKERKRGPGSKKGSWGARLPKKERWIRRVRALRKKLRELRDSGKISRSEYRRLYRKVSGGYFRSKAHLEAYLKEREGEGK
- a CDS encoding 50S ribosomal protein L18; translation: MRNFRRRREGRTDYRLRFRLLKSGKPRLVARVSLNHVRAQVVEFNAKGDKVKASAFSGELKKFGWKGGTSNTPAAYLVGLMCGLRAKKAGVEECVLDIGLHTPVPSSKVFAVLKGALDAGLKIPHSEQVLPSEERIRGEHIAEYARLLKEEREREYSRRFSEYLRRGLPPEELPDHFEEIKKVLVERLGG
- a CDS encoding uL15 family ribosomal protein, which encodes MVVRRRRKARKYDGRTHGRGCAKRGRGSGEKGGKGWSGGHKQKWSYILKYFPDHFGKHGFVPVERPEPVAINVGEIDERIEELLEKGIAERKGERIAVDVTKLGVEKVLGGGKVEHALELKAPYVTELARAKIEGAGGLVIGESADESGSEA
- a CDS encoding 50S ribosomal protein L30; this translates as MAELLAVVRLRGNIKVRREMLDTLRMLGLTRVNHCVLLRGGDSEKGMLKKVKDMVTWGEINRETLLHLLKKRGRIRGELPLTEERVREWGFSSLEELADALLGGKVWVKDLPGLKKVFRLHPPRGGYRAIKKSVKEGGDLGYRGEAINELLMRMI
- a CDS encoding 30S ribosomal protein S5; translation: MGEVMEKPTLETWEPKTALGREVKEGRVKSLSEILRKGIPIKEPEIVEFLAPNLEERILSISFVQRMHKSGRRTKYRVLVAVGNKDGLVGVGHNSAREIREAIRKATVTAKMNLVEIARGCGSWECMCDRPHSVPVQGKGKWGSVEITIKPAPRGLGLVASEVPKTVLELAGVKDAWTFSRGETRTTINFSMATLEALKNITRIALVGRKKGIHLGPTGEGSGGETGG